The Methanohalophilus levihalophilus genome has a segment encoding these proteins:
- a CDS encoding phenylacetate--CoA ligase family protein, whose protein sequence is MIEYWNPQIERMPVDELETLQEQKLKNLVSYVYNHSPFYRERFDEAGVKPEDIKSLKDLTKLPFTYKKDLRDTYPTGMFCVPNKQLARFHVSSGTTGKPTVVGYTKNDIYEWSTSLGRALTSINVGRDDVVQICYGYGLFTGGLGMHYGAEEVGATVLPIGTGSTEKQLELMQDLSTTVIACTPSYMLYMSEVAKESGVDFVKDTGLRVGILGAEPWTEEMRKRIEAATGIKAYDIFGTSELSGPLFTECTYQDGIHIWADQFLVEIIDPDTGEPLPEGERGELVITTLAKEALPLIRYRIGDYTVLNKEPCKCGRTHPRIMRVSGRVDDMLIVRGINVFPGQVESVLMKIPEVGEHFMIIVDRVNELDTMKVQIEMTDEAFSDKVNDIMTLEKRVSDALKNVLNISVKVELVEHGSLPRSMGKSKKVIDNRKL, encoded by the coding sequence ATGATAGAATACTGGAATCCACAGATAGAGCGTATGCCTGTAGACGAACTTGAAACACTACAGGAGCAGAAGTTAAAGAATCTTGTTTCTTATGTTTACAATCATTCTCCTTTTTACCGGGAACGTTTTGATGAAGCTGGTGTAAAACCAGAAGACATCAAATCCCTTAAGGATCTTACAAAACTTCCCTTTACCTACAAAAAAGACCTTCGTGACACTTATCCCACAGGCATGTTCTGTGTTCCAAACAAACAGCTTGCCAGGTTCCACGTATCTTCCGGTACAACCGGGAAACCAACTGTTGTTGGTTATACAAAGAACGATATCTATGAATGGTCTACATCCCTTGGACGGGCATTAACTTCTATCAATGTTGGCCGGGATGATGTGGTTCAAATTTGTTATGGGTATGGTCTGTTTACCGGTGGCCTGGGCATGCATTATGGTGCCGAAGAAGTAGGTGCCACAGTTCTCCCTATAGGTACAGGAAGTACTGAAAAACAACTTGAACTAATGCAGGATCTCAGTACAACTGTGATTGCATGCACTCCTTCTTACATGCTTTATATGAGCGAAGTAGCAAAGGAATCAGGAGTGGATTTTGTAAAGGATACCGGTCTTCGTGTTGGTATTCTTGGAGCAGAGCCCTGGACTGAGGAAATGCGCAAACGCATAGAAGCTGCAACCGGAATCAAAGCATACGATATTTTTGGTACATCCGAACTCAGCGGTCCACTGTTTACAGAATGTACATACCAGGATGGCATTCACATATGGGCAGACCAGTTCCTGGTGGAGATTATTGATCCTGACACTGGTGAACCGCTTCCTGAAGGAGAGCGTGGTGAACTTGTCATAACAACTCTTGCCAAGGAAGCACTTCCGCTCATCAGGTATCGCATTGGTGATTACACTGTCCTGAACAAGGAGCCATGCAAATGCGGTCGTACTCATCCCAGAATTATGCGTGTTTCTGGACGTGTTGATGACATGCTTATTGTTCGTGGAATCAATGTTTTCCCCGGGCAGGTTGAATCAGTTCTAATGAAGATTCCCGAAGTGGGTGAACACTTCATGATAATTGTGGATCGTGTCAATGAGCTTGATACCATGAAAGTCCAGATTGAAATGACTGATGAAGCCTTCAGTGACAAGGTCAATGATATCATGACTCTGGAGAAGAGAGTCTCCGATGCTTTGAAGAATGTCCTGAATATTTCCGTGAAAGTGGAGCTTGTAGAGCATGGCTCTCTCCCACGTTCAATGGGCAAATCAAAGAAAGTTATTGATAACAGAAAGCTATAA
- a CDS encoding 50S ribosomal protein L37ae — protein MAKKYTKKGRISRSAGRFGTRYGRKDRKIVANIEERMHAPHKCNNCARPSVRRIGTGIWKCKKCGYTFAGGTYLPSTTMGRSVARYVSKATEQVE, from the coding sequence ATGGCCAAAAAATATACCAAAAAAGGACGGATATCCCGCTCTGCCGGCAGGTTCGGTACAAGGTATGGACGTAAAGACCGTAAGATAGTGGCAAACATTGAAGAGCGCATGCATGCTCCTCACAAATGTAACAATTGTGCAAGACCATCTGTGAGAAGAATTGGTACAGGCATCTGGAAATGCAAAAAATGTGGATATACCTTTGCAGGCGGTACCTATCTACCTTCCACAACAATGGGAAGGTCAGTAGCAAGGTATGTCAGCAAAGCCACTGAACAGGTTGAGTAA
- a CDS encoding methanogenesis marker 12 protein — protein MFLGIDHGTNAMRFAAINGVEEKHFEIPRTEISQMNENEILPLLLDKFDITENEIELIAVTYSMGDGITCIENVKNVKNRGVQNIEGVGKKTGAGTLVFDAVLHSDIPTVVIPGIHEKSSTDPRMNVFSHSTSPEKLGIAYNAFCTGVRDFIVSDMGSNTVTLGVVDGKVVGAIDACIFAPGTNHGPLDLQAIRDVDAGKCTANEAFMNSGVLKQTPYSTSSELITAFTEGKKDAAFSMDCLALFASMEISAMQVLLKDYDVKESALFLAGSIGEVGYVQELIAKYTGSKPQLLGKWSAALGSAMIARDIASGKAEILGIPVNF, from the coding sequence ATGTTTCTTGGAATTGATCACGGAACAAATGCAATGCGCTTTGCTGCGATTAATGGTGTTGAAGAGAAGCATTTTGAAATCCCCAGAACTGAAATATCACAAATGAATGAAAATGAGATTCTCCCTCTTCTTCTGGACAAATTTGATATTACGGAAAATGAAATTGAGCTTATTGCTGTTACATATTCAATGGGTGATGGTATCACCTGTATCGAAAACGTCAAAAATGTAAAAAACAGGGGTGTGCAAAACATTGAAGGCGTGGGTAAAAAAACCGGTGCCGGAACTCTTGTTTTTGATGCAGTACTGCATAGTGATATTCCGACAGTTGTTATTCCGGGAATTCACGAGAAAAGCAGCACTGATCCAAGGATGAATGTTTTTTCCCACTCAACAAGCCCTGAAAAACTGGGAATTGCTTACAATGCATTTTGCACCGGTGTAAGGGACTTCATTGTCTCTGATATGGGTTCAAATACGGTAACTTTGGGGGTTGTGGATGGTAAAGTGGTAGGAGCTATTGATGCCTGCATTTTTGCGCCGGGAACAAACCACGGTCCCCTTGATTTGCAGGCTATCAGGGATGTGGATGCCGGAAAATGCACTGCCAACGAGGCTTTTATGAATAGCGGTGTCCTGAAGCAGACTCCTTATTCAACGTCTTCTGAATTGATTACAGCATTTACCGAAGGCAAAAAGGATGCAGCGTTTTCCATGGATTGCCTTGCTCTTTTTGCTTCAATGGAAATTTCAGCAATGCAAGTCCTGTTAAAGGATTATGATGTTAAAGAAAGTGCCCTATTCCTTGCAGGTTCCATTGGAGAAGTAGGATATGTGCAGGAACTCATTGCAAAATATACAGGCAGCAAACCCCAGTTGCTTGGAAAATGGAGTGCTGCACTTGGCAGTGCCATGATTGCACGTGACATTGCCTCCGGAAAGGCCGAAATCCTTGGTATTCCTGTGAACTTCTGA
- a CDS encoding prefoldin subunit beta: protein MSSEIPPQVQNQVAQLQQVQQQAQSLAMQKSQVESLQKESEMALEELEKLEDDAIVYRAVGDMQIRCTKEDAISKLKERTETMGLRLQSISRQEERISKRFTQLQEQIKQSMGTQGFQAQ, encoded by the coding sequence ATGAGTTCAGAAATACCCCCCCAGGTCCAGAACCAGGTTGCTCAGTTGCAGCAGGTTCAGCAGCAGGCACAATCCCTTGCTATGCAGAAAAGCCAGGTTGAATCCCTGCAGAAAGAATCTGAAATGGCACTTGAAGAGCTTGAAAAGCTTGAAGATGATGCAATTGTTTACAGGGCTGTTGGTGATATGCAAATCCGTTGCACGAAGGAAGATGCAATTAGCAAGCTCAAGGAAAGGACCGAAACAATGGGTCTGCGGTTGCAGTCTATTTCAAGGCAGGAAGAACGTATTTCCAAACGTTTTACCCAGCTTCAGGAGCAGATAAAGCAATCCATGGGAACACAGGGATTCCAGGCGCAGTAA
- a CDS encoding DUF2103 domain-containing protein translates to MSSDSILKDKLGGSHTTVIGGRSGKKILRTVSQHPNVKRIIPSVISVRGKSASGGSLSAKILRPDSRGNLRLLLSQGTSSQEIRLVTNIGDFEEGEKLMEELNDILSEYR, encoded by the coding sequence ATGTCTTCTGATTCAATTCTTAAAGATAAGCTTGGAGGCTCCCATACTACAGTAATTGGGGGTCGTAGCGGCAAGAAAATCCTGCGTACAGTCAGCCAGCATCCAAATGTTAAGCGTATAATTCCTTCGGTTATTTCAGTCAGGGGAAAAAGCGCTTCAGGTGGGAGTCTCTCTGCAAAAATCCTGCGCCCGGACAGCAGGGGAAATCTCCGGTTGCTTTTGTCACAGGGTACATCTTCGCAGGAAATTCGCCTGGTTACAAACATAGGCGATTTTGAGGAAGGCGAAAAGCTAATGGAAGAATTAAACGATATTCTTTCTGAATACAGGTGA
- a CDS encoding DHH family phosphoesterase — protein MQVNEAGFYSRLLDYHNILYLCHRNADPDAVSSAFALSEAIGGTVGLIDGSNRVASLLIDKLEIEIVENPDPKDYDLVVVVDTSTSAQLNDIELGHYCVIDHHATTALTDNAAFYLHRPATSVAEIVYKVLTCMEAPIMYRTAIGLMTGIVTDTGHFKHATSETFRTFADIIESSGVEYGEVLELMAATPQDVSMRIAMLKSANRASVERVGDWLVVVSHVSSFGGSAASMLINIGADVALIGTSKDDSVRVSGRAKRDAVNAGVNLGQIMEEVSKNYDGTGGGHAGAAGIDVNAEMDDILRDCKDKVVEILGKRQNPVSL, from the coding sequence ATGCAGGTAAATGAAGCCGGGTTTTATAGCAGATTGCTGGACTATCACAACATTCTTTATCTGTGTCACAGGAATGCCGATCCAGACGCTGTTAGCAGTGCTTTTGCGCTTTCAGAAGCTATAGGCGGGACTGTAGGTCTTATAGACGGAAGTAATCGTGTTGCTTCCCTGCTTATAGACAAACTGGAAATCGAAATTGTTGAAAACCCTGATCCGAAAGACTACGATCTCGTTGTCGTAGTTGATACTTCCACAAGTGCCCAGCTAAATGATATTGAACTCGGGCATTATTGCGTTATTGATCATCACGCAACTACAGCACTTACGGACAATGCCGCATTTTATCTCCATCGTCCTGCTACCTCTGTAGCGGAAATTGTCTACAAAGTCCTGACTTGCATGGAAGCTCCAATTATGTATCGTACCGCCATAGGACTCATGACGGGAATAGTAACAGATACTGGTCACTTCAAGCATGCAACAAGTGAAACTTTCCGTACATTCGCTGATATCATTGAATCAAGTGGAGTGGAATATGGGGAAGTTCTGGAGCTCATGGCTGCAACCCCGCAGGATGTCTCCATGCGCATTGCCATGCTTAAATCGGCAAACAGGGCAAGTGTTGAGCGTGTAGGTGATTGGCTGGTAGTAGTTTCCCATGTAAGTTCCTTTGGAGGCTCAGCAGCTTCCATGTTAATAAATATCGGTGCTGATGTAGCTCTTATTGGTACTTCAAAAGATGACTCCGTGCGAGTCAGCGGGCGTGCGAAACGTGATGCTGTTAATGCCGGTGTAAACCTCGGGCAAATAATGGAAGAGGTCAGCAAAAATTATGATGGGACCGGTGGCGGGCATGCCGGGGCAGCTGGCATCGATGTAAATGCAGAAATGGATGATATTCTCCGGGACTGCAAAGATAAGGTTGTTGAAATCCTTGGGAAAAGACAGAATCCGGTTAGCTTATAA
- a CDS encoding PAS domain-containing sensor histidine kinase produces MYSYSDPNIQQKVNLEENYNNEGRKCLESFLPAEILESVFEHTHMMVAYLDTDFNLMRVNRAYAEADDHLPSFFVGRNYFDLYPNESNRIIFENVVKNCKPYFATEKLFEYADSPENRTRYLDCSLIPLEENAGNVSGLFLTMQDVTERAKINQSLIESEQKFRNIFKLSPEAVVLLDKTGMVVDVNHRVHDWLGYESSEFNGKRLLELPCFDDKTKTLILEMFCRRMKGEKVGSYEISFIRRDGSTFVGLVSASAIQGSDDMLYDLVLISDVTLLKEQQNALLEAKMAAEAANRSKSEFLANVSHELRTPLNSIIGFSDAMLEGYTGDLKGKQAKYLNNISTSGKNLLNLINNVLDLSKIEAGKMDFHSESFPVADIFRILENMFLPMTSSKNISLQFNCTPSSLAIHADFSKLEEILINLLSNAVKFTPENGAIEVSARSTESGIQFSVKDTGIGIPVDKLDLIFEPFKQVECFHKREHSGTGLGLCLVRKFIKMHDGELSVKSKEGEGSEFCFVIPDLGC; encoded by the coding sequence TTGTATTCATATAGTGATCCAAACATTCAGCAAAAAGTGAATTTAGAAGAAAATTATAATAATGAAGGCAGAAAGTGCCTTGAATCTTTTTTACCTGCTGAAATACTTGAATCTGTGTTTGAACACACACACATGATGGTGGCATATTTGGACACTGATTTCAATTTAATGAGGGTTAACCGTGCTTATGCGGAAGCCGATGATCATTTGCCTTCATTTTTTGTTGGGAGGAATTATTTTGATCTCTATCCGAATGAAAGCAATCGGATCATTTTTGAAAATGTTGTCAAAAACTGCAAACCTTATTTTGCCACAGAAAAGCTATTTGAATATGCGGATTCACCTGAAAATAGAACTCGCTATTTGGACTGCAGCTTGATTCCATTAGAGGAAAATGCCGGGAATGTATCAGGTTTATTTCTGACAATGCAGGATGTTACTGAGAGAGCAAAAATAAATCAATCCCTCATTGAGAGCGAACAAAAATTCAGGAATATTTTCAAATTATCGCCAGAAGCCGTAGTTCTTCTTGACAAAACCGGGATGGTTGTAGATGTAAACCACAGGGTACATGACTGGCTTGGTTATGAATCTTCAGAGTTTAATGGTAAACGTTTGCTTGAATTGCCTTGCTTCGACGATAAAACAAAAACCTTAATCCTTGAAATGTTTTGCAGGAGGATGAAGGGTGAAAAGGTTGGCTCCTATGAAATTTCTTTTATCAGGAGGGATGGGAGTACATTTGTTGGTCTTGTAAGTGCAAGTGCCATTCAGGGCAGTGATGATATGTTATATGATCTGGTTCTGATTTCCGATGTCACTTTGCTGAAAGAGCAGCAGAATGCTTTGCTTGAGGCAAAAATGGCTGCAGAAGCGGCCAATAGGTCAAAATCAGAATTCCTTGCAAATGTTAGCCATGAATTAAGAACACCTCTTAATTCCATTATTGGTTTTTCGGATGCAATGCTGGAAGGTTATACAGGTGATCTAAAGGGGAAACAGGCCAAGTATCTTAATAACATTTCAACAAGCGGGAAAAACCTTCTCAACCTCATTAATAACGTTTTGGATCTTTCTAAAATTGAAGCCGGTAAAATGGATTTCCACTCCGAAAGTTTCCCTGTTGCTGATATCTTCAGGATATTGGAGAATATGTTTTTGCCAATGACATCTTCCAAGAATATTTCCCTTCAGTTTAATTGCACACCTTCTTCTCTTGCAATTCATGCTGATTTCAGTAAGCTTGAAGAGATATTGATAAATCTCTTAAGCAATGCAGTAAAATTCACGCCTGAAAACGGTGCCATTGAAGTCAGTGCGAGATCAACTGAATCCGGGATTCAGTTTTCTGTAAAAGATACCGGTATTGGTATCCCCGTAGATAAACTGGATCTTATTTTTGAACCGTTCAAACAGGTTGAATGCTTCCACAAACGGGAACACTCCGGAACCGGGCTAGGCTTATGCCTGGTGCGGAAATTCATCAAAATGCATGATGGAGAACTTAGTGTCAAAAGCAAGGAAGGAGAAGGTTCGGAATTCTGTTTTGTAATTCCGGATTTGGGATGCTGA
- a CDS encoding ACT domain-containing protein: MDDNLIKQISLFAENKPGRLANIASKFKEASINIRAFTIAEAGDFGIIRMVVDNPDNAHRVLHDAGFTVSETDVLGIEMEDVPGQLATIADLLGEHDVNIDYAYAFVTRTEKAFLIVRVSDVEKAVKILVDGGINLLSMNDVQSI; the protein is encoded by the coding sequence ATGGATGATAATCTCATTAAACAGATTTCCCTTTTTGCGGAAAACAAGCCGGGAAGGCTTGCAAACATTGCATCCAAATTCAAAGAGGCATCAATAAACATCCGTGCTTTCACAATCGCCGAAGCTGGTGATTTCGGAATTATCAGGATGGTTGTTGACAACCCTGATAATGCACACCGTGTTTTACATGATGCAGGTTTTACTGTATCTGAAACGGATGTTCTGGGGATTGAAATGGAAGATGTCCCGGGACAACTTGCAACAATTGCGGATTTGCTCGGAGAGCATGATGTCAATATCGATTACGCCTATGCTTTTGTAACTCGCACCGAGAAAGCATTCCTGATAGTTCGTGTGAGTGACGTTGAGAAGGCCGTAAAAATCCTTGTTGATGGCGGAATAAATCTTCTCAGCATGAATGACGTACAGAGCATTTAA
- a CDS encoding KEOPS complex subunit Pcc1 gives MKIFVKSTFETRYAETIYLTMLPELDRLVTDRSSIHLTLGNNCLILEMGAGDLVSMRSTLNTWYRLVNVAYEACSITSICKSNA, from the coding sequence ATGAAAATCTTTGTAAAATCCACTTTTGAAACGAGATATGCGGAAACCATATATCTTACTATGCTTCCTGAGCTTGACAGGTTGGTTACCGACAGATCTTCTATTCATTTAACATTGGGTAACAACTGTCTGATCCTTGAAATGGGTGCAGGGGATCTGGTTTCGATGCGTTCTACCTTAAACACATGGTACAGGCTTGTTAACGTGGCTTATGAGGCATGTTCAATAACCAGTATATGCAAATCCAACGCATGA
- a CDS encoding DNA-directed RNA polymerase subunit P encodes MDYKCTRCKRPVEIDYQYTGIRCPYCGNRILVKERPTSIKRITAE; translated from the coding sequence ATGGATTACAAATGTACAAGATGTAAACGTCCGGTGGAAATCGACTACCAGTACACCGGTATTCGCTGTCCATATTGCGGAAACCGCATTCTTGTGAAGGAAAGGCCTACCAGCATTAAACGCATTACGGCTGAGTGA
- a CDS encoding thiamine pyrophosphate-dependent enzyme yields the protein MSTKASIKKISGAKAILETARKCDIGLISGVPGFPITSLMDSFMEDSEFSDKSFWTTNEKVAFEMALGASVTGTRALVLNKHVGMNVLCDPLVSSTTHTIGTGIVIIAGDDPGIAASQNEQDSRNFGTLAEVAVFDPANPQDAATALSDAFRISEETRSVAIIRTTSRMLESLQEVELPDSSESKNTYDLSIWDYTMKGKHQLFHSKSYPYLVSESEKLAVSILSENKGKLGIISSGYVSTIVDGVVREKQIECSHLALNMVNPFPFEAIRDFIDKHESILVAEETETFLESHISIESKVKGKLTGHLPYGIIEADDIDQAITKIDKKEIKPNRFIETIASRGPRPLCDDCPYLPLYRVLGKMDVPVAGDIGCLIRSAPAPLRAVQTGFALGSSISVASGFSNKGISVIGDFGLAHFGIVGLINAVHLESDILIFVLKNRVAAMTGGQEAPDLTNIVEQMVEDVITINADNEDEEVLRELIRNKLSKKGISVIFLEGKCTKYCDSEEM from the coding sequence ATGAGTACAAAGGCATCCATAAAGAAAATTTCCGGTGCAAAGGCAATCCTTGAAACAGCACGGAAATGCGATATCGGACTCATCAGCGGTGTTCCGGGTTTCCCGATAACATCCCTCATGGATAGCTTCATGGAAGACTCCGAGTTTTCTGATAAATCCTTCTGGACAACCAATGAAAAAGTAGCCTTTGAGATGGCTCTTGGTGCATCCGTTACAGGAACACGTGCACTGGTGCTGAACAAACATGTAGGAATGAATGTCCTTTGTGATCCGCTTGTATCATCAACCACTCATACAATCGGTACCGGAATTGTAATAATTGCAGGTGATGACCCCGGCATTGCAGCTTCCCAGAACGAGCAGGATTCCCGCAATTTTGGAACTTTAGCAGAGGTTGCTGTGTTTGACCCTGCAAATCCGCAGGATGCTGCAACAGCATTAAGCGATGCATTCAGGATTTCAGAGGAGACACGTTCAGTTGCAATAATCAGAACTACTTCAAGAATGCTGGAAAGCCTTCAGGAAGTTGAACTCCCAGATTCATCAGAATCAAAGAATACCTATGATCTTTCTATCTGGGATTATACCATGAAAGGTAAACACCAACTATTCCATTCAAAATCATATCCTTATCTGGTCTCTGAAAGCGAGAAACTGGCAGTATCCATTTTATCTGAAAATAAAGGAAAACTTGGCATAATCTCCTCAGGCTATGTTTCCACTATCGTTGATGGAGTCGTCAGGGAAAAACAGATTGAATGCTCCCATCTTGCCCTCAATATGGTGAACCCTTTCCCCTTCGAAGCAATAAGAGACTTCATTGATAAGCATGAAAGTATTCTGGTTGCGGAAGAAACGGAAACCTTTCTGGAATCACATATTTCCATTGAAAGCAAAGTTAAAGGGAAATTGACGGGACATCTTCCATACGGCATAATTGAAGCTGATGACATAGACCAGGCAATTACTAAAATTGATAAAAAAGAAATTAAACCGAACAGGTTTATCGAAACAATTGCCTCCAGAGGACCACGCCCCCTTTGCGATGATTGCCCTTATCTTCCCCTGTACAGGGTTCTCGGGAAAATGGATGTGCCTGTGGCAGGTGACATCGGATGCCTGATACGAAGCGCACCGGCGCCTCTAAGGGCAGTGCAAACCGGATTTGCACTTGGATCTTCAATCTCAGTTGCCAGCGGTTTTTCAAATAAGGGAATCTCCGTTATCGGAGATTTCGGACTTGCACATTTCGGAATAGTCGGACTGATTAATGCAGTCCATCTCGAAAGCGACATTTTAATATTTGTACTGAAAAATCGCGTTGCTGCAATGACAGGTGGACAGGAAGCACCGGACCTTACAAATATAGTAGAACAGATGGTTGAAGACGTCATCACAATCAACGCAGATAATGAAGACGAGGAAGTCCTGAGAGAACTTATCCGAAACAAGCTTTCCAAGAAAGGCATATCCGTTATTTTCCTTGAAGGCAAATGCACAAAATACTGCGATAGCGAGGAGATGTGA
- a CDS encoding carbon-nitrogen family hydrolase, protein MKVACIQMDVKLCEKENNCRKALEMAEKAIAEGAEIIVLPEVFSTGFCYDNIGEQAERKPYPSLEPFRELSLKHDCVIIGSIIELQGDNQYSNMGFCIASGELTGEYRKTHPFKKENAYFSKGTEIQAFEITGKSLKIGLEICYEVRFPEVARKLALQGADILVTIAQFPDPRRDQWEILSKARAIENQIPHIACNRTGSDPGSSFFGKSMIIDALGTIVDEAGREEAVVIGNLDPALVKETRTFIPVFTDRRDDLY, encoded by the coding sequence ATGAAAGTAGCATGTATCCAGATGGATGTTAAACTGTGTGAGAAGGAGAATAATTGCAGGAAAGCTCTTGAAATGGCTGAGAAAGCTATCGCAGAAGGAGCTGAAATTATTGTACTTCCGGAAGTATTTTCCACCGGGTTTTGCTATGATAACATCGGGGAGCAGGCAGAAAGGAAACCATATCCATCTCTTGAACCATTCAGGGAATTATCCCTGAAACATGATTGCGTTATAATCGGATCCATCATCGAATTACAAGGCGACAATCAATATTCAAACATGGGATTTTGTATCGCTTCCGGGGAACTTACCGGAGAATACAGGAAAACTCATCCATTCAAAAAGGAAAATGCCTATTTTTCAAAGGGCACTGAGATCCAGGCGTTTGAAATTACCGGCAAAAGCCTGAAAATCGGGCTTGAGATCTGCTATGAAGTGCGATTCCCGGAAGTCGCACGTAAGCTTGCCTTGCAGGGTGCCGATATCCTTGTAACCATTGCCCAATTCCCTGATCCCAGACGTGATCAGTGGGAAATACTTTCAAAGGCAAGAGCGATTGAAAACCAGATTCCACACATTGCATGCAACCGTACAGGCAGTGATCCTGGAAGCAGCTTTTTTGGAAAATCAATGATAATCGACGCACTAGGCACCATTGTAGATGAAGCAGGACGGGAAGAGGCAGTTGTTATAGGAAACCTTGATCCTGCGCTGGTAAAAGAGACACGTACCTTTATTCCTGTTTTTACCGACAGGAGAGATGATTTGTACTAA
- the mmp11 gene encoding methanogenesis marker protein 11 — MKEIELPDPYAIPYKGIYAVCNEDNTLAEIIEHSNCYGGAAWSRYHYSHSPLILNTRVLGNMNRFLVKTGREELNLVPSSAAAGIEAVEVKGSEVEITYAGLGGGGVGATRCRAMARGVISSSLTESGGGRAAKGTIVVPRRERVLIGIDDTDTKEEGATWCLTHNIAQSVDTLDSVYFSQSLVQLFPVSAKTQNCVSTVLEFGCVNEEAKKELLETVQAALEKYSVSSETGMVVLSSFEAKEAYGYSKLCRSDELTHDFAKQYAEENGVEVWMDGNGLIGALAAVAWFARPDESVIMDAEIL; from the coding sequence ATGAAAGAAATAGAACTACCTGACCCTTATGCAATTCCCTACAAAGGCATTTATGCCGTCTGCAATGAGGACAACACACTTGCAGAAATAATAGAGCACAGCAACTGCTATGGCGGTGCAGCATGGTCTCGCTACCACTATTCTCATTCACCCCTTATCCTGAATACAAGAGTCCTCGGGAACATGAACCGTTTCCTTGTTAAAACCGGACGTGAGGAGCTAAATCTTGTACCCTCATCAGCTGCAGCCGGAATTGAAGCTGTTGAAGTCAAAGGGTCTGAAGTAGAGATTACCTATGCGGGCCTTGGAGGCGGAGGCGTTGGCGCCACCCGTTGCAGGGCAATGGCCCGGGGAGTAATCAGTTCTTCTCTAACCGAATCCGGCGGCGGACGTGCGGCAAAAGGAACAATCGTTGTTCCTCGTAGGGAGCGTGTTCTCATTGGTATTGATGACACCGATACCAAGGAAGAAGGGGCAACATGGTGTCTGACTCACAACATTGCTCAAAGTGTTGACACTCTTGACAGTGTTTATTTCTCACAGTCCCTTGTACAGCTTTTTCCGGTATCAGCAAAAACACAGAATTGTGTTTCTACAGTGCTTGAATTCGGATGTGTTAACGAAGAAGCAAAGAAAGAACTTCTTGAAACCGTTCAGGCTGCACTTGAAAAGTATAGTGTATCCAGCGAGACAGGTATGGTTGTCCTTTCTTCTTTTGAGGCAAAGGAAGCTTACGGATACAGCAAGCTGTGTCGCAGCGATGAACTAACACATGATTTTGCCAAACAATATGCCGAGGAAAATGGCGTGGAAGTCTGGATGGATGGTAACGGCCTCATTGGTGCACTTGCCGCCGTTGCGTGGTTTGCACGCCCAGATGAATCGGTAATAATGGACGCGGAAATCCTATGA